The following proteins come from a genomic window of Acetivibrio cellulolyticus CD2:
- a CDS encoding flagellar protein FlgN, with amino-acid sequence MNSQKINELMDILDYEAGIYEDLLKISQNKTDVIIKGKVNELDNITKLEQSLILNMGKLEASREKLVNDLSAEVNVNPSKITITELLKHLDANQARRLESYKTNLLNTIKEIKENNELNSKLIKNSIEYINFSINIISSAPAADNNYGNTGMSNEAKKRSYFDVKL; translated from the coding sequence ATGAACAGCCAGAAAATAAATGAGTTGATGGATATACTTGACTATGAAGCTGGAATTTATGAGGATCTTTTGAAGATATCCCAAAATAAAACTGATGTTATTATAAAGGGCAAGGTAAATGAACTTGACAATATTACGAAACTTGAGCAATCACTTATTCTAAATATGGGTAAACTCGAGGCTTCGAGGGAAAAACTTGTAAATGATCTATCTGCTGAGGTAAACGTAAATCCCTCGAAAATAACAATTACAGAACTGCTTAAACATCTAGATGCTAATCAGGCTCGCAGGCTTGAATCCTATAAAACCAACCTGCTAAACACGATAAAGGAAATTAAGGAGAACAATGAGTTAAACTCAAAGCTTATTAAAAATTCAATCGAATATATAAATTTTTCAATAAATATTATATCAAGTGCACCAGCAGCAGATAACAATTATGGCAATACAGGGATGTCTAATGAAGCTAAGAAAAGAAGTTATTTTGACGTAAAACTATAA
- the flgM gene encoding flagellar biosynthesis anti-sigma factor FlgM — MKIWGEIPKVSGVYNKQKSAGKVDKTSNVASKKDIVSISNVAKDYQTVMKALKDTPDIRNDKVDSLKDKYEAGQYEVKETDIADKILKSVTEKKV; from the coding sequence ATGAAGATTTGGGGGGAAATCCCAAAAGTCTCTGGGGTTTACAACAAACAAAAGAGCGCAGGAAAAGTTGACAAAACAAGTAATGTAGCCTCGAAAAAAGATATTGTCTCAATATCAAATGTAGCTAAAGATTACCAAACGGTAATGAAAGCACTAAAGGACACACCAGACATAAGAAATGATAAAGTAGACAGCTTGAAAGACAAATACGAAGCAGGCCAGTACGAGGTTAAAGAAACAGACATAGCTGATAAGATTCTGAAGTCTGTTACGGAAAAGAAGGTTTAG
- a CDS encoding MerR family transcriptional regulator encodes MPDVRNCKRCNKIFNYIGGAPICQDCKQLDEVNFKKVKEYLYDHPRSSLFDVSKELEISVQQIKVYLKEGRLEIVGSEGNMILECERCGKSITTGRFCNECSKEVTNDIKSTADQMNKSMPKTEEVASKRTNGMRYLNKND; translated from the coding sequence ATGCCGGATGTAAGAAATTGTAAAAGGTGCAATAAAATATTCAATTATATTGGTGGCGCTCCAATATGTCAGGATTGCAAGCAGCTGGATGAGGTAAACTTTAAAAAGGTAAAGGAGTACCTGTACGATCATCCGAGATCGTCACTGTTTGATGTGTCAAAAGAGCTGGAGATTAGCGTCCAGCAAATAAAAGTGTATCTTAAGGAAGGACGTTTGGAGATAGTTGGTAGTGAAGGTAATATGATTTTAGAGTGCGAGAGATGTGGTAAGTCCATAACTACAGGACGGTTTTGTAATGAGTGCTCAAAAGAGGTTACCAATGATATAAAATCAACAGCAGATCAAATGAATAAATCTATGCCCAAGACTGAAGAAGTGGCATCAAAAAGGACAAATGGGATGAGATACCTTAACAAAAATGACTAG
- a CDS encoding ComF family protein: protein MKNGNLKIVNSSNYFDDIICICEYSGVIKEALIRYKFFNKPSYHRTFAQMLYNKISEMAEWEKVDIIISVPLHCKKEHKRGYNQSHLISKQLGKLLGIEVSKSLLVRTKNTDSQSLLNRSERLQNVKDAFRVTNVNAVDGKSILILDDILTTGTTLNECCKVLKNAGASKITAAVVATGRKF from the coding sequence AAGTAACTATTTTGACGATATTATATGTATATGTGAATATTCAGGCGTTATAAAAGAAGCTCTGATAAGGTATAAGTTCTTTAATAAGCCTTCTTACCACAGGACTTTTGCGCAGATGTTGTATAACAAAATAAGCGAAATGGCAGAATGGGAAAAAGTTGATATAATAATAAGTGTACCACTTCACTGTAAGAAGGAGCATAAAAGGGGATATAATCAGTCACATCTAATATCAAAACAGTTAGGTAAATTACTCGGGATTGAAGTAAGCAAAAGCTTACTTGTCAGGACAAAAAATACTGACAGCCAGAGTCTTCTAAACCGATCCGAAAGATTGCAAAATGTAAAAGATGCTTTTCGAGTAACTAATGTGAACGCAGTAGATGGCAAATCTATACTTATATTAGATGATATTCTGACAACTGGAACAACGTTGAATGAGTGCTGTAAGGTTTTGAAAAATGCCGGAGCCAGTAAAATTACAGCAGCTGTTGTAGCTACAGGAAGAAAGTTTTAA